The following coding sequences lie in one Arachis ipaensis cultivar K30076 chromosome B05, Araip1.1, whole genome shotgun sequence genomic window:
- the LOC107640496 gene encoding ABC transporter C family member 12-like, with protein MNPIMNLGYQSPLTEKDIWKLDTWDRTETLNEKFQRCWVEESRRSKPWLLRVLNASLGGRFWWGGFWKIGNDLSQFLGPLILNQLLESMQNGDPAWIGYVFAFSIFVEVV; from the exons ATGAATCCTATCATGAATCTAGGATATCAAAGTCCCCTTACAGAGAAAGATATATGGAAGTTAGATACATGGGATCGGACTGAGACACTGAATGAAAA GTTCCAGAGATGTTGGGTAGAAGAATCTCGGAGGTCGAAACCTTGGCTTTTAAGAGTATTGAATGCAAGCCTTGGTGGGAG GTTTTGGTGGGGAGGATTTTGGAAG ATTGGAAATGATCTCTCCCAGTTTTTGGGCCCACTAATATTGAATCAGCTGCTAGAG TCTATGCAAAATGGTGATCCAGCCTGGATTGGATACGTTTTTGCCTTCTCAATATTTGTTGAAGTGGTATGA